A stretch of Scheffersomyces stipitis CBS 6054 chromosome 2, complete sequence DNA encodes these proteins:
- the UNC89.2 gene encoding Uncoordinated protein 89-like protein (slight similarity to Uncoordinated protein 89), with the protein MSGVKSLISQFETNKGLDVSKNSAVPKRSFTKNSIISPQPDVSRLITKTDVKALEESLIKDNQKKILRHTNSLDQLEKAIRNSVYKEESATDNYSFSGYRVDSKHKSQKVGALVQQKEGEQPRSQGEVGKSIVRLRATNFHSESPASSQSETVFSSKRESNDKKTTKNDREESESPPLHEETVKEPTLSRPEEKCKVIDDDSNSVSSRKGSTNMLVSVKDINNTDKNGISTQESKDLHINVIPMPPTLSDSYKLDSPLTALMETTGEKSKGTSAKSLIDDLQNEISEMIDNSGGPVISGVSSIHSKMSSSTELNLNADSIGTQLIEKEKTNMVSKEKPLRVNTLITNNETQIPDTSANPIKKEVDGFHREHTGLRTPPVTSYSENSSYQTPRSHVQANNLFDEYQNSGDTPSTPAKMDESTRILETEEEKKPNESLPEINAKSKVLEDPKNKDIVHAAKLMTPIQFPAETFSDSGADVFATPPQFSQFSHLGANTNTAATFRKYEPEMRVVTKIEETIVDNHKQVKKRNKIPLFGFFMRDKKKESSSEKEVVSGKYLVGPIQSPYYHDEVVKKSKEDSPTGGFGSPNTPAKRMKSHYSSPNFSTRRQKVTTEMISYPESPERKVNYVPRRAAPIPSQSCLDLDNEKFTPKPRELGSPPERHSTQKISKATDESGQSKLPHTYRIFASNGDKRKSIRGKLSRRGTAKTVNTVDEAVQTDDSLTRVHSNEKSRSRKDVNLCLLPINDSKNELLESFLHEKNQTSSLNYFESFIEKSFV; encoded by the coding sequence ATGTCTGGTGTTAAATCATTGATCTCTCAATTCGAAACGAACAAAGGACTCGATGTTTCAAAGAACTCGGCAGTCCCAAAAAGATCATTTACCAAAAATTCCATTATTTCTCCGCAACCCGATGTCAGTAGGTTAATCACAAAGACTGATGTTAAGGCACTAGAGGAGAGCCTAATAAAGGATAATCAGAAAAAGATCCTTAGGCACACAAACAGTTTAGATCAACTAGAGAAAGCTATTAGAAACTCGGTttacaaagaagaatctgcTACCGACAACTACAGTTTCTCGGGTTATAGGGTTGATAGCAAGCATAAGCTGCAAAAGGTCGGTGCTCTCGTTCAGCaaaaagaaggagaacaGCCGCGAAGTCAAggtgaagttggaaaactgATAGTACGCTTAAGAGCTACTAACTTCCACTCTGAATCACCTGCTAGTTCGCAAAGTGAGACTGTCTTTAGCTCCAAGAGAGAATCAAACGATAAGAAAACCACCAAGAACGATAGAGAAGAATCAGAGTCTCCTCCCCTACACGAGGAGACAGTTAAGGAACCTACTCTATCAagaccagaagaaaaatgcAAAGTTATAGACGATGACAGTAATTCTgtctcttcaagaaaagGATCAACCAATATGTTAGTTTCGGTAAAAGATATAAACAATACTGACAAGAATGGAATTTCAACACAGGAGTCTAAAGACTTGCACATCAATGTTATTCCAATGCCTCCTACTCTATCCGATTCTTACAAGTTAGATTCACCTTTGACTGCTTTGATGGAAACAACTGGTGAGAAAAGTAAAGGGACATCTGCAAAGTCTTTGATTGATGATTTGCAGAATGAAATCCTGGAGATGATTGATAATTCGGGTGGTCCAGTCATTTCTGGTGTTTCTTCGATCCATTCTAagatgtcttcttcaaccgAATTGAATTTAAATGCAGATTCTATTGGAACACAATTgattgaaaaagagaaaacaaaCATGGTCAGCAAAGAAAAACCCCTTCGAGTTAACACATTAATAACGAATAATGAAACACAGATACCAGATACTTCTGCCAACccaatcaagaaggaagtaGACGGTTTTCATAGAGAACATACCGGTTTGAGAACTCCTCCAGTAACAAGTTATTCTGAAAATTCATCCTACCAAACCCCAAGATCTCACGTACAAGCAAATAATTTGTTTGACGAATATCAAAATAGTGGAGATACACCCAGTACTCCGGCAAAGATGGATGAATCGACTAGGATATTGGAaacagaggaagaaaagaaaccaaATGAGTCACTACCAGAAATTAATGCCAAAAGTAAGGTGCTTGAAGACCCAAAAAATAAAGATATTGTTCATGCTGCTAAGTTGATGACTCCTATTCAATTTCCTGCTGAAACGTTTTCAGATAGTGGTGCTGATGTATTTGCAACACCTCCGCAATTTTCTCAATTTTCGcatttgggtgcaaatacTAATACTGCTGCAACCTTCCGAAAATATGAGCCTGAAATGAGAGTCGTTaccaaaattgaagaaactatTGTTGATAACCACAAACAagtaaagaaaagaaataaAATACCCTTGTTTGGATTCTTTATGAGagacaagaaaaaggaGAGTTCTTCTGAGAAAGAGGTTGTTTCTGGGAAATATTTAGTTGGTCCAATACAATCTCCTTACTACCATGACGAGGTagtgaagaaaagcaaagaagataGTCCAACAGGTGGCTTCGGTAGTCCAAACACCCCTGCTAAGAGAATGAAATCACATTATTCAAGTcctaatttttcaaccaGAAGGCAAAAGGTAACCACTGAAATGATAAGCTATCCAGAGTCTCCTGAAAGAAAAGTGAATTATGTACCCAGAAGGGCAGCGCCCATCCCATCTCAATCTTGTTTGGATTTagataatgaaaaatttacTCCAAAGCCTAGAGAATTGGGGTCTCCACCTGAACGTCACTCAACCCAAAAAATTTCGAAAGCGACTGATGAGTCGGGGCAATCGAAACTTCCTCATACCTATAGAATATTCGCTTCTAATGGAGACAAAAGGAAATCTATTAGAGGCAAGTTACTGAGAAGGGGTACGGCTAAAACTGTCAACACTGTTGATGAAGCAGTACAAACTGACGACTCATTGACACGGGTCCATAGTAACGAAAAATCCAGGAGTAGAAAGGACGTCAATTTATGCCTTTTACCAATCAACGATAGCAAGAACGAGTTGCTCGAGTCTTTTTTGCATGAAAAGAACCAAACAAGTCTGCTTAATTACTTCGAATCGTTTATCGAGAAGTCGTTTGTGTAG
- the RTG3 gene encoding bHLH/Zip transcription factor, with amino-acid sequence MEEFLRDSPSDYNSNNPSNTTTTPNFNYNTNYSNPTNANSNANNANSNNSNYNANANANHNISQSNSAINFSSIPLNLDNVNSSGDALVSNSSGFPVGPGSDFLSTTTSYYSNNSFAGGNNNTNNNSNNININSGFLNDPSQLGSGSNSLTNEPFLDDIAGMLPTASFQPQSQLPIQQNQQNQQNYQPQFINPVNTSTNLDELISPQNNSNFLATDAFANSQYFSPPNRNGFNSLDAIPENAFQNQIGSTALSPNSRQGSIAVPAPDFQSGSYLSPQGNPPYLSPNYDFDTLRSPPLNSSYLGSPPQTTRLPSNANAFSTSIPINATVRADTLSPTPSSALSTSVPSGGVNHLSRDVSTKQLSKEEKMKRRREFHNAVERRRRDLIKEKIKELGLIVPPSLLNPPLSAVQTLQRNPSMNSNEINDLLSTIKVKETKPNKSTILNKSVDYIKHLNYVLSQQEIERARLEERISNLENEDSNLGDNYQTSSDPTGQASVPYIDQLGTVNTGTAGSDAFNPDDFFTDILGSSNVNSNDNDYLWSGN; translated from the coding sequence AtggaagaattcttgagGGACAGTCCCTCGGACTATAACTCCAACAACCCCAGCAACACCACTACCACtcccaacttcaactaTAATACGAACTATTCGAATCCAACTAATGCCAACTCTAATGCCAACAACGCTAATTCCAATAACTCTAATTACAATGCAAATGCCAATGCCAACCACAACATCAGCCAGTCAAACAGTgccatcaacttcagcagcatTCCTTTGAATTTAGATAATGTCAACAGCAGTGGCGATGCGCTTGTTTCCAACTCGCTGGGCTTCCCTGTAGGTCCGGGAAGCGACTTCTTGAGCACTACGACTTCGTACTATAGCAACAATTCATTTGCAGGAGGCAACAACAACACGaacaataatagcaacaatataaatatcAATAGCGGATTTCTCAACGACCCTTCGCAACTCGGCAGTGGTTCTAATTCTCTTACAAATGAACCGTTCCTTGACGACATTGCTGGGATGCTTCCTACAGCTTCGTTTCAGCCACAGCTGCAGCTTCCCATTCAGCAGAATCAGCAGAACCAACAGAACTACCAGCCGCAATTCATCAACCCAGTGAACACATCTACCAATTTAGACGAGCTCATATCACCACAGAACAATTCGAATTTCCTTGCCACAGACGCCTTTGCCAACTCGCAGTACTTTTCTCCTCCTAACCGGAACGGTTTCAACTCGCTAGATGCAATTCCAGAAAACGCGTTCCAGAACCAAATCGGTAGTACTGCTCTCAGTCCTAATTCTCGACAGGGAAGTATAGCCGTGCCTGCTCCAGACTTCCAATCAGGTTCGTATCTATCGCCTCAAGGTAACCCTCCATACTTGTCGCCCAACTACGACTTTGATACCTTGAGATCGCCTCCTTTGAACTCGTCCTATTTAGGCTCTCCTCCACAAACGACGAGACTACCTTCCAATGCCAATGCCTTTAGCACAAGTATCCCCATCAACGCAACAGTTAGGGCCGATACGTTATCTCCTACACCTTCATCAGCTTTGAGCACGTCTGTTCCTAGCGGCGGTGTGAACCATCTTTCAAGGGACGTCTCTACCAAACAATTGTCAAAAGaggagaagatgaagagaagaagggAGTTCCACAATGCagtggaaagaagaagacgtgacttgatcaaagaaaagataaaGGAATTGGGCTTGATTGTTCCCCCATCATTATTGAATCCACCGTTATCGGCGGTCCAGACATTGCAGAGGAACCCTTCCATGAACTCAAACGAAATAAACGACTTATTGAGCACCATTAAAGTGAAGGAAACAAAGCCTAACAAGAGCACCATTCTTAATAAGTCGGTGGATTACATAAAGCACTTGAATTATGTCTTGAGCCAGCAAGAAATAGAACGTGCTCGTTTAGAAGAGCGTATCAGcaatttggaaaacgaAGACTCAAACCTTGGTGACAACTACCAAACCAGTAGTGATCCTACAGGACAGGCTTCGGTACCGTATATTGATCAATTGGGAACGGTGAATACTGGTACCGCTGGCAGTGATGCGTTCAACCCTGACGACTTCTTTACGGATATCTTGGGATCGTCGAATGTGAATTCCAATGATAATGATTACTTATGGTCTGGAAATTGA
- the SFT2 gene encoding syntaxin 5-like protein (similar to syntaxin and involved in ER to Golgi transport), with amino-acid sequence MSESENVFRQSFNNWNSRPAAGAGAATSGSRPVLSDWTDYVRSGATNLYNQLPLSAQDANNANTQSQEPAWFTLTRFEKLVGFSCCLAASVLCFVLCFFMFPVLALRPRKFGLLWTMGSVLFVVSFGVLQGPYSYTRHLLSRDRVLFTGIFFGSVLLTLYSAVIVRSSLMTILASLIETLAIIYYTISYFPFGSTTLTWFTSYFVGYLGGLVGGVIL; translated from the coding sequence ATGTCTGAGTCTGAAAACGTCTTTCGGCAactgttcaacaactggaaCAGTCGTCCTGCTGCCGGAGCAGGAGCTGCCACACTGGGATCCCGGCCCGTACTATCTGACTGGACGGATTATGTAAGACTGGGTGCCACCAACCTCTACAACCAGCTTCCGCTTTCGGCACAAGATGCAAATAATGCCAACACTCAATCACAAGAACCAGCTTGGTTCACTTTGACACGTTTCGAAAAGCTTGTCGGGTTTTCGTGCTGCTTGGCTGCATCAGTCTTATGTTTTGTGCTTTGCTTCTTTATGTTCCCAGTATTGGCATTGCGACCACGTAAATTCGGCTTGCTCTGGACCATGGGCTCGGTGCTCTTTGTGGTGTCGTTTGGTGTTTTGCAAGGGCCATATAGTTATACTCGACATCTTTTGTCCAGGGATCGAGTGTTGTTTACTGGCATTTTCTTCGGCTCAGTGTTACTCACATTGTATTCGGCTGTAATCGTAAGAAGTAGTCTCATGACAATTTTGGCCAGTCTCATAGAGACTTTGGCTATTATCTACTACACCATAAGTTACTTCCCGTTTGGATCCACGACCTTGACGTGGTTCACAAGCTACTTTGTTGGCTACTTAGGTGGGCTCGTTGGGGGGGTCATCTTGTAA
- the HNT1 gene encoding protein kinase C inhibitor-I, histidine triad nucleotide-binding protein-like protein, which translates to MASVASNASCIFCKIIKGEIPSFKLIETAKSYSFLDIQPTADAHVLVIPKYHGAKLHNIPDDYLADILPVVKKLTKVLHLDENNTPDGEGYNVLQNNGRIAHQMVDHVHFHLIPKRDAATGLEVGWPMQETDFDKLGALHTKLQDELKKLDESEKL; encoded by the coding sequence ATGGCTTCTGTTGCATCCAATGCTTCCTGTATCTTCTGCAAGATCATCAAGGGCGAGATACcttcgttcaagttgatcgaAACGGCCAAGTCATACTCCTTTTTGGATATCCAGCCTACTGCTGATGCCCATGTATTGGTGATTCCCAAGTACCACGGAGCCAAGTTGCACAACATCCCAGACGACTACTTAGCAGACATTTTACCGGtagtcaagaagttgaccaaGGTGTTGCACTTGGACGAAAACAACACTCCAGACGGTGAAGGTTACAATGTGTTGCAGAATAACGGTAGAATTGCACACCAGATGGTAGACCATGTCCATTTCCACTTGATTCCCAAGAGAGATGCTGCAACTGGTTTGGAGGTCGGGTGGCCAATGCAAGAAACTGACTTTGACAAGTTGGGCGCCTTGCATACCAAGCTTCAGGAcgaattgaagaagctcgacgaaagtgaaaagttgtag
- the CDC48 gene encoding Cell division control protein 48 (Microsomal protein of CDC48/PAS1/SEC18 family of ATPases full length homology to mammalian protein VCP involved in secretion, peroxisome formation and gene expression~go_funtion ATP binding): MTGEEEKKPHFDASGAHAVDDKTATAILRRKKKDNALVVDDATNDDNSVITMSSNTMELLQLFRGDTVLVKGKKRKDTVLIVLADDDMDDGVARINRCVRNNLRVRLGDIVTIHPCPDIKYANRISVLPIADTVEGITGSLFDLYLKPYFVEAYRPVRKGDLFTVRGGMRQVEFKVVEVDPEEIAIVAQDTIIHCEGDPINREDEENNLNDVGYDDIGGCKKQMAQIRELVELPLRHPQLFKSIGIKPPKGILMYGPPGTGKTIMARAVANETGAFFFLINGPEIMSKMAGESESNLRKAFEEAEKNSPSIIFIDEIDSIAPKRDKTNGEVERRVVSQLLTLMDGMKARSNVVVIAATNRPNSIDPALRRFGRFDREVDIGVPDAEGRLEILRIHTKNMKLADDVDLEAIASETHGFVGADVASLCSEAAMQQIREKMDLIDLEEETIDAEVLNSLGVTMDNFRFALGNSNPSALRETVVENVNVTWDDIGGLDAIKNELKETVEYPVLHPDQYQKFGLAPTKGVLFFGPPGTGKTLLAKAVATEVSANFISVKGPELLSMWYGESESNIRDIFDKARAAAPTVVFLDELDSIAKARGASQGDAGGASDRVVNQLLTEMDGMNAKKNVFVIGATNRPDQIDPALLRPGRLDQLIYVPLPDEPARLSILQAQLRNTPLEPNLDLAEIAKITNGFSGADLSYIVQRSAKFAIKDSIEAQIRIDRAKAEKEKVKTEEDVDMTKTAVEEEEEEDPVPFITRAHVEEAMKTAKRSVSEAELRRYESYAQQLQASRGQFTNFRFTENDGAAAGNEGSGNSGAAFGSVEEEDDLYS, encoded by the coding sequence ATgactggagaagaagagaagaaacCCCACTTTGATGCCTCCGGTGCACATGCCGTCGACGACAAGACCGCCACCGCCATCTtgagaaggaagaagaaggacaaCGCCTTGGTTGTTGACGATGCCACTAACGATGACAACTCGGTCATCACGATGTCGTCCAACACAATGGAATTGTTGCAGTTGTTCCGTGGTGACACCGTGTTAGTcaaaggaaagaagagaaaggatACCGTGTTGATCGTATTGGCTGACGATGATATGGATGATGGAGTTGCCCGTATCAACCGTTGTGTGCGTAACAACTTACGTGTCAGGTTGGGCGACATTGTCACCATCCATCCTTGTCCCGACATCAAGTATGCCAACAGGATCTCTGTGTTGCCTATCGCCGACACTGTTGAGGGCATCACTGGATCGTTATTCGATCTTTACTTGAAGCCCTACTTCGTGGAAGCTTATAGACCCGTAAGAAAGGGCGACTTGTTCACCGTCAGAGGTGGTATGAGACAGGTCGAGTTCAAGGTTGTAGAGGTTGACCCAGAAGAGATTGCCATTGTAGCCCAAGACACCATCATTCACTGTGAGGGTGATCCAATTAACCgtgaagacgaagaaaacaacttgaacgatgTAGGTTACGACGACATTGGTGGCTGTAAGAAGCAAATGGCGCAGATCAGAGAATTGGTGGAATTACCTTTGAGACACCctcaattgttcaagtccatTGGTATCAAACCTCCTAAGGGGATTTTGATGTACGGCCCTCCTGGTACTGGTAAAACCATCATGGCTCGTGCTGTTGCTAACGAGACTGGTgcctttttcttcttgatcaatgGTCCAGAAATCATGTCCAAGATGGCCGGTGAATCGGAATCGAACTTAAGAAAGGCGTTTGAAGAAGCGGAAAAGAACTCCCCctccatcatcttcatcgacGAAATTGACTCGATTGCTCCAAAGAGAGACAAAACCAATGGTGAAGTCGAAAGAAGAGTCGTTTCCCAATTGTTGACTCTTATGGACGGTATGAAGGCCAGATCCAACGTCGTTGTGATTGCCGCAACCAACAGACCCAACTCCATTGATCCAGCCTTAAGAAGATTTGGTAGATTCGACAGAGAAGTTGACATCGGTGTACCTGATGCTGAAGGACGTTTGGAAATCTTAAGAATCCACACCAAGAACATGAAGTTGGCCGACGATGTTGATTTGGAAGCAATCGCCTCGGAAACTCACGGGTTTGTCGGAGCTGATGTTGCCTCGTTATGTTCCGAAGCTGCCATGCAACAGATCCGTGAAAAGATGGACCTTAtagacttggaagaagaaactattGATGCCGAAGTCTTGAACTCTTTGGGTGTCACCATGGATAACTTCAGATTCGCTCTCGGTAACTCCAACCCATCTGCATTGCGTGAAACTGTGGTTGAAAACGTCAATGTCACCTGGGACGACATTGGTGGTTTAGACGCCATCAAGAAcgaattgaaagaaaccGTGGAATATCCTGTCTTGCATCCTGACCAATACCAGAAGTTTGGTTTGGCTCCAACCAAGGGTGTCTTATTCTTTGGTCCTCCAGGTACTGGTAAGACCCTTTTGGCAAAGGCTGTAGCAACAGAAGTTTCTGCCAACTTCATTTCGGTGAAGGGTCCAGAATTGTTGAGTATGTGGTACGGTGAGTCTGAATCCAATATCCGTGATATTTTCGACAAGGCCAGAGCTGCTGCTCCAACCGTTGTTTTCTTGGATGAATTAGATTCGATTGCCAAGGCTAGAGGTGCTTCTCAAGGTGATGCTGGCGGTGCTTCCGACCGTGTCGTCAACCAGTTGTTGACTGAAATGGATGGTATGAACGCCAAAAAGAACGTCTTCGTTATCGGTGCCACCAACAGACCCGATCAAATTGACCCTGCCTTGTTGAGACCGGGTAGATTGGATCAATTGATCTACGTTCCATTGCCAGATGAACCAGCCAGATTGTCGATCTTGCAAGCTCAGTTAAGAAACACTCCATTGGAGCCCAACTTGGATTTGGCTGAAATAGCCAAGATCACAAATGGGTTCTCTGGTGCTGATTTGTCATACATTGTACAAAGATCAGCAAAGTTTGCTATTAAGGACTCTATTGAAGCCCAAATTAGAATCGACAGAGCCAAGGCCGAAAAGGAGAAGGTTAagactgaagaagatgtcgACATGACCAAGACCgcagtagaagaagaagaggaagaggatCCTGTTCCATTTATCACTAGAGCacatgttgaagaagctatGAAGACCGCCAAACGCTCTGTTTCCGAAGCTGAGTTACGTCGTTACGAATCGTATGCCCAACAGTTGCAAGCATCAAGAGGTCAattcaccaacttcagatTCACTGAAAACGATGGTGCAGCTGCTGGTAACGAAGGATCTGGTAACTCTGGTGCTGCTTTTGGTAgcgttgaagaagaagatgatttGTACAGTTAA
- a CDS encoding unnamed protein product encodes MFHKARPTSRSIANTFKRFNSSHHHDTHSSTPKTFEVNVTKVFGIAAVAGAFLVYKNHEKTDKPLVSTQLYNQQANGERETLRNENYLKRYKTSFVKEFIRDKGGIGQRQYRRIADPQPVPTNLIPAHSPFLNEYGAGIKTDKLGPRKERIRVYAPIDTSSS; translated from the coding sequence ATGTTCCATAAAGCTAGACCTACTTCGCGCTCGATAGCAAACACATTCAAGAGATTCAACTCTTCACACCACCATGATACACATTCGTCTACTCCCAAGACTTTCGAAGTCAATGTCACCAAAGTCTTTGGTATCGCTGCTGTGGCCGGTGCCTTCCTTGTTTACAAAAACCACGAGAAGACAGACAAACCATTAGTTTCCACTCAATTATACAACCAGCAGGCTAATGGAGAACGTGAGACTTTGAGAAACGAAaactacttgaagagatACAAGACTTCTTTTGTCAAGGAGTTCATCAGAGACAAGGGTGGTATTGGCCAGAGACAATACAGAAGAATCGCCGATCCACAGCCTGTGCCAACCAATTTGATTCCAGCACATTCTCCATTTCTCAACGAATATGGTGCTGGTATAAAGACTGATAAATTGGGtccaagaaaagaaagaatcagAGTGTACGCTCCTATCGACACTTCCAGCTCGTAG
- the PFY1 gene encoding profilin (actin-binding protein) (go_component actin cytoskeleton~go_funtion actin binding~go_process cytoskeleton organization and biogenesis): MSWQAYTDNLVATGKIDKAALYSKAGDSLWAQSSGFQLQANEISEIAKGFDDPSGLQSHGLHVLNQKYFLLRADERSIYGKHEAEGVVAVRSKQAILIAHYPSGVQAGEATTVVEKLADYLISVGY, encoded by the coding sequence ATGTCCTGGCAAGCATACACTGACAACTTGGTTGCCACTGGCAAGATCGACAAGGCTGCCTTATACTCCAAAGCTGGAGACTCGTTGTGGGCTCAATCGTCTGGATTCCAATTGCAAGCCAACGAAATCTCAGAGATCGCCAAGGGTTTCGACGACCCCTCGGGATTACAATCCCACGGCTTGCACGTCCTCAACCAGAAGTACTTTTTGTTGAGAGCTGACGAAAGATCCATCTATGGTAAGCACGAAGCCGAGGGTGTCGTTGCTGTCAGATCCAAGCAGGCCATCTTAATTGCTCACTATCCATCGGGAGTTCAAGCCGGAGAAGCCACCACTGTCGTGGAGAAGCTTGCTGACTACTTGATCAGTGTTGGTTATTAG